In Candidatus Wallbacteria bacterium, one DNA window encodes the following:
- a CDS encoding four-carbon acid sugar kinase family protein, producing the protein MLKNDLRIAVLADDLTGITDTASVFFGLNYRCLFSLKNEFVPESRILFFNSRTRNLNSGKNFSTIQSIHKHFLGLCSQNEINLVYKKIDSTLRGPIPDEVLSLSELLNPGLIPFLPENPVQKRVYTGSEYLVNGFPIEQTFYAADPNNPSSKTVFFKLQSRLGSRFWAPPIFSSAELESAMATLFQRSDFNFIVASAAAAAFFPPLAADFPPPGTKTRKCLVISGSLNTLNSAQLELLRNFALEIPMSRLNQTDQYLSQSDLCLLDLSKAVSQVSFDQSLQTLSSSLLSKPNLIICGGETADSFLRCSSAEVLEVSGIAARGIPLCSDRNRLIIMKPGGFGEPDFYERCYQLIRSFQH; encoded by the coding sequence ATGCTGAAAAATGATCTCAGAATTGCAGTGCTGGCCGATGATCTCACAGGCATCACAGATACAGCTTCAGTTTTTTTCGGTTTGAATTACCGCTGCCTTTTTTCCCTGAAAAACGAGTTTGTTCCGGAAAGCCGGATTTTATTCTTCAATTCAAGAACCAGAAATCTCAATTCCGGAAAAAACTTCTCAACCATACAATCCATTCATAAACATTTTCTGGGTCTCTGCAGTCAAAATGAGATTAATCTTGTGTACAAAAAAATCGACTCCACCCTGCGTGGCCCTATCCCGGACGAAGTGCTTTCCCTCTCAGAGCTTCTGAATCCAGGTCTGATCCCTTTTCTCCCTGAAAACCCTGTACAGAAAAGAGTTTATACCGGATCTGAGTATCTGGTGAACGGTTTCCCGATTGAGCAAACATTTTATGCCGCTGATCCTAATAACCCCTCCTCCAAAACCGTCTTTTTTAAACTGCAGAGCCGGCTCGGGAGCAGATTCTGGGCTCCCCCGATTTTCTCCTCTGCCGAACTTGAATCAGCTATGGCAACTCTTTTTCAGCGATCTGATTTTAATTTTATCGTGGCTTCAGCAGCAGCAGCAGCTTTTTTCCCACCCCTTGCTGCTGATTTTCCCCCTCCAGGAACCAAAACCAGAAAGTGCCTTGTGATCAGTGGCTCTCTCAACACTCTTAATTCCGCTCAATTGGAACTGCTGAGGAACTTTGCACTGGAAATTCCGATGTCCAGACTCAATCAAACTGATCAGTATTTATCACAGTCAGATCTTTGCCTGCTGGATCTTTCTAAAGCTGTCAGTCAGGTCAGTTTTGACCAATCCCTCCAAACACTGTCAAGTTCCCTGCTCAGCAAACCGAATCTGATTATCTGCGGTGGAGAAACTGCAGATTCCTTCCTTAGGTGCTCTTCGGCGGAAGTTTTGGAAGTTTCGGGAATCGCGGCCAGAGGAATTCCCCTCTGTTCGGACAGGAATCGGTTGATCATCATGAAACCCGGAGGTTTCGGAGAACCCGATTTTTATGAACGATGTTACCAACTGATCAGATCATTTCAGCATTAG
- a CDS encoding radical SAM protein gives MLPTDQIISALVDSLRQNTVPITSRCQADCFFCSNKFNPPGVSVYSFDFTVEILKQYFQLLSSDSPIIIGESATRICEGEPLLHPDLKKILSSLRELYPETPIKLTTNGVLLDRDWLDFFIKIKPFELTVSVNSIGRHYEFMKCELLLPLPFITEFLSSNSVPLNISLVYFRQFETDLFRDLESLKKLPAQLWRILKPGRSKLADFNADWPEKSFYKKLDPFREDRLILLEPPELSDLEARVLGFTRVFKSGLLKAGDVILEVSGIPVKSRYEAFLTLTSLKDPTIRFQRNGQLYEMTIRKERKEKSGLVFEHDIHPDDWNSVSGILASNFRIVSAPLPASFLKSIFPEKRELIISCPNTVFGGNICVAGLMTLQDLTKLGLSGKYYLPSVMFNNLGFDLTGQTIKSGGFDVRHKAFYLEL, from the coding sequence ATGTTACCAACTGATCAGATCATTTCAGCATTAGTTGACAGTCTGCGGCAGAATACTGTTCCAATCACATCCAGATGCCAGGCTGATTGTTTTTTCTGCAGCAACAAATTTAATCCGCCGGGTGTTTCGGTATACAGCTTCGATTTCACTGTTGAGATCCTGAAGCAATATTTTCAGCTGCTCTCTTCTGACTCGCCCATCATCATAGGTGAATCCGCAACGAGGATCTGCGAAGGAGAGCCTCTGCTGCATCCGGATCTGAAGAAAATTCTTTCAAGCTTGAGAGAACTTTATCCTGAAACACCCATCAAACTTACAACGAATGGTGTACTTCTCGACCGGGACTGGCTTGATTTTTTCATTAAAATCAAGCCCTTCGAACTCACAGTCTCAGTCAATTCGATCGGACGCCACTATGAGTTCATGAAGTGCGAGCTGCTCCTTCCGCTCCCATTCATTACAGAATTTCTGTCCAGTAATTCTGTACCGCTCAACATCAGCCTGGTTTATTTTCGCCAGTTTGAAACAGATCTTTTCAGAGACCTCGAGTCTCTGAAAAAACTGCCCGCTCAATTATGGCGAATTCTAAAACCTGGCCGGTCTAAACTCGCTGATTTCAATGCAGACTGGCCTGAGAAATCATTTTATAAAAAACTGGACCCATTCAGAGAGGACCGATTGATTCTGCTGGAACCTCCCGAACTCTCTGATCTTGAGGCCAGAGTGCTTGGATTTACCCGCGTTTTTAAGTCTGGATTGCTGAAAGCGGGAGATGTAATTCTTGAAGTATCAGGGATTCCGGTGAAATCAAGGTATGAAGCTTTTCTTACTCTCACTTCTCTAAAAGATCCGACAATCAGATTCCAGAGAAACGGTCAGCTTTATGAGATGACTATCAGGAAAGAAAGAAAAGAAAAAAGCGGACTGGTTTTTGAACATGATATCCATCCTGATGACTGGAATTCTGTTTCAGGAATTCTTGCCAGCAATTTCAGGATTGTCTCTGCCCCTTTACCCGCATCTTTTCTGAAATCGATTTTCCCCGAAAAAAGGGAATTGATTATTTCCTGTCCGAATACAGTTTTCGGAGGTAATATCTGTGTGGCAGGACTGATGACACTTCAGGATCTGACAAAACTCGGCTTGAGCGGAAAATACTACCTGCCTTCCGTGATGTTCAACAATCTCGGTTTTGACCTTACGGGGCAGACGATCAAGAGTGGCGGGTTCGATGTCAGGCACAAGGCATTTTATCTGGAACTTTGA